A DNA window from Pseudomonas resinovorans NBRC 106553 contains the following coding sequences:
- a CDS encoding recombinase family protein: MNVVAYYRVSTRSQGESGLGLEAQQDYIRFAAGQQGWNVVAEYTDSGVSGSVHPLDRPEASKAFTHGLPVVVAKLDRLSRDVEHIAGLMKRSKFMVATMPKADTMQLHLYAMLAEQERTFISQRTKDGLASLQQRADKGDEAAQAKIANRDNGRKAANVAQSYKAAQAANRAKADNKALAYDSHIKAAMFEGVKTLSALAGWMNAKAIASPRGEVGKWQAVQVQRLLSRLEIKFP; encoded by the coding sequence ATGAACGTTGTTGCCTACTACCGCGTATCCACTCGCTCGCAAGGTGAATCCGGGCTGGGTCTGGAAGCCCAACAGGATTACATCCGCTTTGCTGCTGGCCAGCAGGGATGGAACGTGGTGGCGGAATACACCGACAGCGGGGTATCTGGTTCCGTGCATCCATTGGACCGCCCAGAAGCTTCCAAGGCGTTTACACATGGCCTGCCTGTGGTCGTGGCCAAGCTCGACAGACTTTCGCGTGACGTTGAACACATCGCCGGTTTGATGAAGCGCAGCAAGTTCATGGTTGCCACCATGCCCAAAGCGGACACGATGCAACTCCATCTGTACGCAATGCTGGCGGAACAAGAACGTACGTTCATTAGTCAGCGTACAAAGGATGGGTTAGCCAGCCTCCAACAACGGGCCGATAAAGGCGACGAAGCCGCACAGGCCAAGATTGCCAATCGGGACAATGGTAGGAAGGCCGCTAACGTCGCACAGTCCTATAAGGCTGCCCAAGCTGCTAACCGTGCCAAGGCTGATAACAAGGCATTGGCGTATGACAGCCACATCAAGGCGGCAATGTTCGAAGGTGTGAAAACGCTATCTGCCTTGGCTGGCTGGATGAATGCCAAGGCGATTGCTAGTCCGCGTGGCGAGGTAGGGAAGTGGCAAGCTGTTCAGGTTCAGCGCCTGCTGTCCCGCTTGGAAATCAAGTTTCCGTAA
- a CDS encoding site-specific integrase produces MSYITRRGAAYYLNLRLPKHLYPDRTTLRLSLGVRDRQTAVIIASELARRVHEHISSHPLTEPRKLLALCAEWRTSTPVPTITASPAKTSTKRVSKATDGPTLASLAKLYIEEGKRSSVWRTVSTLDVERALRDFFELMGDMPALSFGMEQSRILKERLARCPQYFAQRPEFKGMTLRQVVDSTMTYQTITAVTINNRLRKLTAFFNWCKANGYIEQNPLTGMKVMAGAAKDARLSFEPSELRTLLNRETLANVARKHPWRYWLPLLARFTGARLEELCQLHVDDVTTVQGIPCIRFDDSRKGQQLKNQSSRRILPIHHELLSLGLLEHVEAVRAADHSRLFPDLEATRDKYGHAPSKWFGRYKVKLGINDPRKAFHSFRHTFIDDLREAGVQDSLVKRMVGHEDGSVTFGVYGSRLPLKAMLDAITSIQCLEPSSPQN; encoded by the coding sequence TTGTCCTACATCACTCGACGCGGAGCCGCGTACTACCTGAACTTGCGGCTACCTAAGCACCTCTACCCCGACCGCACCACTCTCCGCTTAAGTCTCGGTGTCAGGGACCGTCAAACCGCCGTAATCATCGCATCTGAGCTTGCCCGTCGAGTACACGAGCACATCAGTAGCCACCCCCTAACTGAACCTCGCAAGCTGCTGGCCTTGTGTGCAGAGTGGCGAACCAGCACACCAGTTCCGACGATCACAGCCAGCCCGGCAAAGACTTCGACCAAGCGCGTCAGCAAAGCAACGGACGGCCCAACACTGGCCAGTCTGGCGAAGCTGTATATAGAGGAAGGCAAGCGGAGCAGTGTTTGGCGAACCGTCAGCACGCTCGACGTGGAACGCGCCCTACGCGATTTCTTCGAGTTGATGGGCGATATGCCTGCCTTGTCGTTTGGTATGGAGCAATCCCGAATCCTCAAGGAACGACTGGCAAGGTGCCCGCAGTATTTTGCCCAACGCCCCGAGTTCAAAGGCATGACACTGCGGCAGGTGGTCGACTCGACGATGACCTACCAGACCATCACCGCCGTAACGATCAATAACCGGCTACGGAAGCTGACGGCCTTCTTTAATTGGTGCAAGGCCAACGGCTACATCGAACAGAATCCGCTGACTGGAATGAAGGTCATGGCTGGCGCTGCAAAGGATGCTCGCCTCTCATTCGAACCCAGCGAGCTACGAACCCTGCTCAACCGTGAAACGCTTGCCAACGTGGCCCGCAAACATCCGTGGCGATACTGGCTGCCCCTCCTAGCCCGATTCACTGGTGCTCGACTAGAAGAGCTTTGCCAGTTGCACGTCGATGACGTCACTACCGTGCAAGGCATTCCGTGCATCCGCTTTGACGACAGCCGCAAAGGTCAGCAACTCAAGAACCAGAGCAGTCGCCGAATACTGCCCATACACCATGAGCTACTGAGTCTCGGACTGCTGGAGCATGTGGAGGCCGTCAGAGCTGCTGACCACTCCCGCCTGTTTCCCGATCTGGAAGCGACTCGCGACAAGTATGGCCATGCTCCCAGCAAGTGGTTCGGTCGATACAAGGTCAAGCTCGGTATCAACGATCCGCGAAAGGCATTCCACAGCTTCCGGCACACTTTCATTGACGACCTGCGGGAAGCTGGCGTGCAAGACTCACTGGTAAAACGAATGGTTGGCCACGAGGACGGTTCGGTGACGTTCGGTGTATACGGGAGCCGACTACCGCTGAAGGCGATGCTCGATGCCATCACGTCAATCCAATGCCTCGAACCTTCATCCCCTCAGAATTGA
- a CDS encoding ABC transporter substrate-binding protein, with the protein MRSFVLALLLCWSAVGSAAPAKLRFSAVDSWAMPLAEFRENRLVGGILHDLILRLAEHLDMPAQIQVLPRNRVELALIQGEIDVRCYISPKWVANSNEYLWSLPFIYQRDLIVARQGSQPLASPDVLAGESIGTVLGYTYPRLQRLFDRGALQRDEARTQELVLQKLLAGRYRYALSNELALGWFNRDLPDADHLVDVGTLEEEPIGCLVRNDPAVPAQRILRTLVQMKESGEIEEILARYR; encoded by the coding sequence ATGCGCTCATTTGTCCTCGCCCTGCTCCTGTGCTGGAGCGCCGTCGGCAGCGCCGCGCCGGCCAAGCTGCGCTTCTCGGCCGTGGACAGCTGGGCCATGCCGCTGGCCGAGTTCCGGGAGAACCGACTGGTGGGCGGCATCCTCCACGACCTGATCCTGCGCCTGGCCGAACACCTCGACATGCCGGCGCAGATCCAGGTGCTCCCACGCAACCGCGTGGAACTGGCACTGATACAAGGCGAAATCGACGTTCGCTGCTACATCAGCCCGAAATGGGTCGCCAACAGCAACGAATACCTCTGGAGCCTGCCGTTCATCTATCAGCGCGACCTGATAGTCGCCCGCCAGGGCAGCCAGCCACTGGCCAGCCCGGACGTCCTCGCCGGAGAAAGCATCGGCACCGTGCTGGGCTACACCTACCCGCGCCTGCAACGCTTGTTCGACCGAGGCGCCCTGCAGCGCGACGAAGCCCGCACCCAGGAACTGGTGTTGCAGAAACTGCTGGCCGGGCGCTACCGCTACGCCTTGAGCAACGAACTGGCCCTGGGCTGGTTCAACCGCGACCTGCCGGATGCGGACCATCTGGTGGACGTGGGCACACTGGAGGAGGAACCGATCGGCTGCCTGGTGCGCAATGACCCGGCCGTGCCCGCGCAGCGCATATTGCGCACACTGGTACAGATGAAGGAATCGGGGGAGATCGAGGAGATTCTGGCGCGTTACCGCTGA
- the dnaX gene encoding DNA polymerase III subunit gamma/tau, translating to MSYQVLARKWRPRSFREMVGQTHVLKALINALDNQRLHHAYLFTGTRGVGKTTIARILAKCLNCETGISSTPCGQCSVCREIDEGRFVDLIEVDAASRTKVEDTRELLDNVQYAPSRGRYKVYLIDEVHMLSTHSFNALLKTLEEPPPHVKFLLATTDPQKLPVTILSRCLQFSLKNMPPERVVEHLTHVLGAENVPFESDALWLLGRAADGSMRDAMSLTDQAIAFGEGKVLAADVRAMLGTLDHGQVYGVLHALLQGDARALLEAVRQLAEQGPDWIGVLSEMLNVLHRVAIAQVLPDAVDNGQGDRDRVMAVAQALPAEDVQFYYQMGLIGRRDLPLAPDPRSGFEMVLLRMLAFRPADADGTPKVQLKDPGISQATVDPRTSQVAGAAPSAPVAVAPSQPAPAPVIAPAPAVSQPVTAPAPAPAPVVEATAPAPVVVEPSEAAVEQAAPVAAIAPVAEVVAATEPAVEAVAEVVVEPVPQAAVDVPVVAVEAPAEAIDLPWEEPAAPLAAAPVADPQPEPVPAAETIAEVALVPVAAEPVAQVQPEVAVASDDADDEPPPGDYDDYYEAGADSIAYLDDFAPAEEASAAPEVLPASQPATGLAAEWLDLFPRLGLSGMTGNIGANCSLVAVEGDVWRLHLDPAQSALYNATQQRRLNDALNQYHGRPLKLEVEVRRPEQETPAQAAARKRAARQRQAEEAIASDPLVLKMIQQFGAQVRADTIEPLDR from the coding sequence ATGAGTTATCAGGTTCTTGCACGCAAATGGCGCCCGCGCTCGTTCCGCGAAATGGTCGGCCAGACCCATGTGCTGAAGGCCTTGATCAATGCCCTGGACAACCAGCGCCTGCACCACGCCTACCTGTTCACCGGTACCCGTGGCGTGGGCAAGACCACCATCGCGCGAATTCTCGCCAAGTGCCTGAACTGCGAGACCGGCATCAGTTCCACGCCCTGCGGCCAGTGCTCGGTCTGCCGGGAGATCGATGAGGGTCGCTTCGTCGACCTGATCGAAGTGGACGCCGCCAGCCGCACCAAGGTGGAAGACACCCGCGAACTGCTCGACAACGTGCAGTACGCCCCCAGCCGCGGTCGCTACAAGGTCTACCTGATCGACGAAGTGCACATGCTCTCCACGCACTCGTTCAACGCCTTGCTGAAGACCCTCGAAGAGCCGCCGCCCCACGTCAAGTTCCTGCTGGCCACCACCGACCCGCAGAAGCTGCCCGTCACCATCCTCTCCCGTTGCCTGCAGTTCTCCCTGAAGAACATGCCGCCGGAGCGGGTGGTGGAGCACCTGACCCACGTGCTCGGCGCCGAGAACGTGCCGTTCGAGTCCGATGCGCTGTGGCTGCTGGGTCGCGCCGCCGACGGTTCCATGCGCGATGCCATGAGCCTCACCGACCAGGCGATCGCCTTCGGTGAAGGCAAGGTACTGGCTGCCGACGTGCGCGCCATGCTCGGTACCCTCGATCACGGCCAGGTCTACGGCGTGCTCCATGCCCTGCTGCAGGGCGACGCCCGCGCGCTGCTGGAAGCCGTGCGCCAGCTGGCCGAACAGGGCCCCGACTGGATCGGCGTGCTCTCGGAAATGCTCAATGTGCTGCACCGCGTGGCCATCGCCCAGGTGCTGCCGGATGCCGTCGACAATGGCCAGGGTGACCGCGACCGCGTGATGGCGGTGGCCCAGGCGCTGCCTGCCGAAGACGTGCAGTTCTACTACCAGATGGGCTTGATCGGCCGCCGTGACCTGCCCCTGGCGCCGGACCCCCGTAGCGGCTTCGAGATGGTGCTGTTGCGCATGCTGGCGTTCCGTCCGGCGGATGCCGATGGCACGCCAAAGGTCCAGCTAAAGGACCCGGGGATCAGCCAGGCCACGGTTGATCCCCGGACCAGTCAAGTGGCCGGAGCCGCCCCGTCGGCCCCGGTTGCCGTTGCTCCGTCGCAACCGGCACCCGCACCTGTGATTGCCCCAGCGCCCGCCGTCAGCCAGCCTGTCACGGCTCCGGCTCCGGCTCCGGCTCCGGTGGTCGAAGCGACAGCGCCCGCACCTGTGGTCGTCGAGCCGAGCGAGGCCGCCGTCGAGCAAGCCGCGCCGGTTGCCGCCATCGCGCCCGTGGCCGAGGTGGTTGCCGCGACTGAGCCTGCTGTCGAAGCGGTTGCCGAGGTAGTCGTCGAGCCGGTTCCGCAAGCTGCGGTGGACGTGCCGGTCGTGGCCGTCGAAGCCCCGGCCGAGGCGATCGACCTGCCGTGGGAGGAGCCAGCCGCTCCGCTTGCCGCCGCCCCTGTCGCCGACCCGCAGCCCGAGCCCGTACCCGCCGCAGAGACCATTGCGGAGGTCGCGCTCGTACCTGTGGCGGCCGAGCCGGTCGCACAAGTTCAACCCGAAGTGGCCGTGGCCAGCGACGATGCCGACGACGAGCCGCCGCCCGGTGATTACGACGACTACTACGAAGCTGGTGCCGACAGCATCGCCTACTTGGATGATTTCGCCCCGGCGGAAGAAGCCAGCGCCGCGCCGGAAGTGCTGCCTGCCTCCCAGCCGGCCACGGGGCTCGCGGCCGAGTGGCTGGACCTGTTCCCGCGCCTGGGGTTGTCGGGCATGACCGGCAATATCGGCGCAAACTGCAGCCTGGTGGCGGTGGAGGGCGATGTCTGGCGCCTGCACCTGGACCCGGCGCAGAGCGCGCTGTACAACGCCACCCAGCAGCGCCGCCTGAACGATGCGCTGAACCAGTACCACGGCCGCCCCCTCAAGCTCGAAGTCGAGGTGCGCCGCCCCGAGCAGGAAACCCCGGCCCAGGCCGCCGCACGCAAGCGTGCCGCTCGTCAGCGCCAGGCGGAAGAAGCCATTGCCAGCGATCCGCTGGTGCTGAAAATGATCCAACAGTTCGGCGCCCAGGTGCGTGCCGATACCATTGAACCACTTGACCGCTGA
- a CDS encoding YbaB/EbfC family nucleoid-associated protein: protein MMKGGMAGLMKQAQQMQEKMQKMQEELANAEVTGQSGAGLVSVVMTGRHDVKRVSLDDSLMQEDKEILEDLIAAAVNDAVRKIEQNSQEKMSGMTAGMQLPPGFKMPF from the coding sequence ATGATGAAAGGTGGCATGGCAGGCCTGATGAAACAGGCCCAACAGATGCAGGAAAAAATGCAGAAGATGCAGGAAGAGCTGGCCAACGCCGAAGTCACCGGCCAGTCCGGCGCCGGCCTGGTGAGCGTGGTGATGACCGGTCGCCACGACGTCAAGCGCGTCTCCCTGGATGACAGCCTGATGCAGGAAGACAAGGAAATCCTCGAAGACCTGATCGCCGCCGCGGTGAACGATGCCGTGCGCAAGATCGAGCAGAACAGCCAGGAGAAGATGTCCGGCATGACCGCAGGTATGCAGCTCCCCCCCGGCTTCAAAATGCCGTTCTAA
- the recR gene encoding recombination mediator RecR, whose amino-acid sequence MSFSPLIRQLIDALRILPGVGQKTAQRMALQLLERDRSGGLRLAQALTASMEGVGHCKRCRTLSEEELCPQCADPRRDDSLLCVVEGPLDVFAVEQTGYRGRFFVLKGHLSPLDGLGPEAIGIPELLARIESGQFAEVILATNPTVEGEATAHYIAQLLAPKAIVVSRIAHGVPLGGELELVDGGTLAHALAGRRPIGL is encoded by the coding sequence ATGAGTTTCAGCCCGCTGATCCGCCAACTGATCGACGCCCTGCGCATCCTGCCCGGTGTGGGCCAGAAAACGGCGCAGCGCATGGCGCTGCAGCTGCTGGAGCGTGACCGCAGTGGCGGCTTGCGCCTGGCCCAGGCGCTGACGGCGTCCATGGAGGGCGTCGGGCACTGCAAGCGCTGCCGGACCCTGAGCGAGGAAGAGCTCTGCCCGCAGTGCGCCGATCCGCGCCGCGACGATTCGTTGCTCTGCGTGGTGGAAGGCCCGCTGGATGTGTTCGCGGTGGAGCAGACCGGCTATCGCGGCCGCTTCTTCGTGCTCAAGGGGCACCTGTCGCCCCTGGACGGACTCGGGCCGGAGGCCATCGGCATTCCCGAGCTGCTGGCACGTATCGAGAGCGGCCAGTTCGCCGAGGTGATCCTGGCCACCAACCCCACCGTGGAAGGCGAGGCCACCGCTCATTACATCGCCCAGTTGCTGGCGCCTAAGGCCATCGTCGTCTCGCGCATCGCCCATGGCGTGCCCCTGGGCGGCGAGCTGGAACTGGTGGATGGCGGCACCCTGGCCCACGCCCTGGCGGGTCGCCGGCCCATCGGGCTCTGA